The following coding sequences lie in one Zingiber officinale cultivar Zhangliang chromosome 2B, Zo_v1.1, whole genome shotgun sequence genomic window:
- the LOC122045673 gene encoding peroxidase P7-like, with amino-acid sequence MAYLSGRQRLAVVAALVLCLAAGAARAQLSPGFYSATCPAVESIVRAAMVRVVGQEPRMGASLIRLFFHDCFVNGCDGSVLLDDTPTMVGEKNVAGNANSLRGYEVVDAIKSSVEAACRATVSCADIVALAARDAVTLLGGPSWQVALGRRDSRTASMAAAQADLPPASDNISTLIAKFAAKGLDLRDLTALSGAHTVGSARCVNFRQHVYNEANVDPAFAMFRRRICPASGGDSNLAALDPTSPNRFDVSYYRDLMVRRALLHSDQELFNGGPADDLVRLYSNNGGAFNRDFSAAMVKLGNLSPLTGSTGEIRLNCRRAN; translated from the exons ATGGCATATCTCTCGGGACGGCAGAGGCTGGCGGTGGTCGCCGCGCTGGTGCTTTGCCTGGCGGCAGGCGCCGCCAGAGCGCAGCTGTCGCCGGGGTTCTACTCGGCGACGTGTCCCGCCGTGGAGAGCATCGTGCGGGCGGCGATGGTGCGGGTGGTGGGCCAGGAGCCGCGCATGGGCGCCTCCTTGATCCGCCTCTTCTTCCACGACTGCTTCGTCAAC ggcTGCGATGGATCGGTCCTCCTCGACGACACGCCGACGATGGTCGGCGAGAAGAATGTTGCCGGGAATGCGAACTCTCTTCGTGGGTACGAAGTCGTCGACGCCATCAAATCCAGCGTGGAAGCAGCGTGCCGCGCCACAGTGTCCTGCGCCGACATCGTCGCGCTCGCCGCCCGCGATGCAGTCACTCTG TTAGGTGGGCCGTCGTGGCAGGTGGCGCTGGGGCGGCGGGACAGCCGGACGGCGAGCATGGCGGCAGCCCAAGCCGATCTTCCGCCAGCCTCCGACAACATCAGCACTCTGATCGCGAAGTTCGCAGCGAAGGGGCTGGACCTGCGCGACCTGACGGCGCTCTCCGGCGCGCACACAGTCGGGTCGGCCAGGTGCGTCAACTTCCGGCAGCACGTGTATAACGAAGCCAACGTGGACCCGGCGTTCGCGATGTTCCGCAGGCGCATCTGCCCGGCCTCCGGCGGTGACTCCAATCTCGCCGCGCTGGACCCCACCAGCCCCAACCGGTTCGACGTCAGCTACTACCGCGACCTCATGGTACGCCGCGCGCTGCTCCACTCCGACCAGGAGCTGTTCAACGGTGGGCCGGCCGACGACCTCGTGCGCCTCTACAGCAACAACGGCGGGGCATTCAACCGGGACTTCTCGGCCGCCATGGTCAagctcggcaacctctcgccgttgACGGGGAGCACAGGGGAAATCAGACTGAATTGCCGGAGGGCGAACTGA